One genomic window of Cricetulus griseus strain 17A/GY chromosome 3, alternate assembly CriGri-PICRH-1.0, whole genome shotgun sequence includes the following:
- the LOC113834720 gene encoding uncharacterized protein MISP3-like has protein sequence METPIQREIRRSCEREESLRRSRGLSPGRAGEELIELRVRPVLNRPGPGPPLPRALERARAGAKMQRDIEREAHRQAALASPAAPDPGARRRPQPLDQLKRFFEAAAEDRSGLQRRPEAGVWLHPAIQDGCPVLGQSPPLVSPSLLEQEVRRVREREQELQLQRRSIYGAAEVGEPAPSLTPSRGDGKLAVIWPPRRQASENGLEKVGAPFPKLVALPPLPAATGHWEGKSAYWSPWSVPLAKTPSPGRDRKGVQAVFYWNLLSLGGAGAGRVKDAQESHPRIAPECWNSKCALDSVPGCLLTRAWRPGPYCPLVVRVQNGAHSPIDSTRVSRSQLLSMPKASCTQGAARKRCYEIVPDIGK, from the exons ATGGAGACGCCCATCCAGCGCGAAATCCGCCGCAGCTGCGAGCGCGAGGAGAGCCTGCGCCGGAGCCGGGGTCTGAGTCCGGGCCGTGCGGGCGAGGAGCTCATCGAGTTGCGCGTGCGGCCGGTGCTCAACCGGCCTGGCCCCGGCCCCCCACTGCCGCGCGCCCTGGAGCGCGCTCGGGCGGGCGCGAAGATGCAACGGGACATCGAACGCGAGGCTCACAGGCAGGCGGCGCTGGCGAGCCCCGCGGCTCCGGATCCCGGCGCCAGGCGGCGGCCACAGCCGCTGGACCAACTCAAGCGCTTCTTTGAGGCTGCGGCGGAGGACCGCAGTGGCTTGCAGCGGCGGCCGGAGGCGGGGGTCTGGCTGCACCCCGCCATTCAGGACGGCTGCCCGGTGCTGGGGCAGTCGCCACCGCTTGTGTCCCCGTCgctgctggagcaggaggtgCGCCGAGTGCGCGAGCGCGAACAGGAGCTGCAGTTGCAGCGGCGCAGCATCTACGGGGCCGCTGAGGTTGGGGAACCAGCGCCGAGCCTCACCC CGAGCAGGGGAGACGGAAAGTTGGCGGTGATCTGGCCCCCGCGGAGACAAGCCTCTGAGAACGGCCTGGAGAAGGTAGGAGCCCCCTTTCCAAAGCTTGTcgccctcccacccctccccgcAGCCACTGGGCACTGGGAAGGGAAAAGTGCATACTGGTCCCCCTGGAGCGTCCCTCTAGCCAAAACTCCAAGTCCAGGACGCGACCGGAAAGGAG TGCAAGCTGTTTTCTACTGGAACCTCCTTAGTCTGGGTGGAGCGGGAGCTGGGCGGGTGAAGGACGCCCAGGAAAGCCACCCGAGGATCGCACCTGAATGTTGGAATTCGAAATGCGCTCTGGACTCAGTTCCGGGCTGCCTGCTGACCCGGGCCTGGAGGCCTGGGCCCTACTGCCCCCTGGTGGTGCGAGTGCAAAATGGTGCTCATTCGCCCATAGACTCCACTCGGGTCTCCAGATCTCAGCTTTTATCGATGCCAAAGGCATCCTGTACTCAGGGCGCTGCTAGAAAGAGGTGCTATGAAATTGTCCCTGATATAGGGAAATAA